One genomic window of Evansella cellulosilytica DSM 2522 includes the following:
- a CDS encoding YfhD family protein, with translation MNVMDAKKRDKDIIDTDKVNDNEYVEFSEELADADDKEAQEREDAADHRAQQRDV, from the coding sequence ATGAACGTAATGGATGCAAAAAAACGTGACAAAGATATTATTGATACAGATAAGGTAAATGATAATGAGTATGTAGAGTTTTCTGAAGAGTTAGCAGACGCTGATGATAAAGAAGCACAAGAACGTGAGGATGCTGCTGACCACCGTGCACAACAAAGAGATGTTTAG
- a CDS encoding DUF4179 domain-containing protein yields MGNNIKNEIEKIVIPKELHERSKLGVLKAKSEKPKRRKLKKVVLSVGVSTAILFSTGVVAAFIPSFNNLIFHVSPDVALMLQPVEESSESNGIRAEVVGAMSDNEMAVIYITLQDVTGDRIDETLDLYDYSMTGARMFTHEIISFDEVTNSAILRIVAGGKELNDNKVNLRISSFLSDKETYEVSVNANLSEFTRKYPDTIPLDMNNIPGGGGTLFYQLRKEETVQVLKPNQNTISLPEIDFMHISNIGMIDDRLHIQVNWTENGMDDHGYFYFTDNNGKEVRPSNIYFGTDDNGQTNYGRDFTEYIFRTNNIDLENDHLIGHFVSSEKYTTGNWSTTFRMKTTGEEKRINYLEDFHTWTSDSLSVSPLGITIYGNGYLNELNNIKVAVTMTDGSTLPFDLVRSFSEDNKVTVKFLTDRLLDISNISSVNVDGKSIFFE; encoded by the coding sequence GTGGGAAATAATATAAAGAACGAAATAGAAAAAATTGTGATTCCAAAAGAACTACATGAAAGGTCAAAGTTAGGTGTATTAAAGGCAAAATCAGAAAAGCCAAAACGACGAAAATTAAAAAAAGTAGTACTCTCAGTAGGAGTATCGACAGCCATTTTGTTTTCAACTGGAGTAGTAGCTGCATTTATACCAAGCTTTAATAATCTAATCTTTCATGTTAGTCCAGACGTGGCATTAATGTTACAGCCAGTAGAAGAAAGTAGTGAAAGTAATGGGATTAGAGCAGAAGTAGTTGGTGCAATGAGCGATAATGAAATGGCTGTTATATATATAACACTGCAAGATGTAACAGGTGATAGAATTGATGAAACGTTAGATCTTTATGACTACTCTATGACGGGTGCTCGTATGTTCACCCATGAAATAATAAGTTTTGATGAAGTAACAAACTCAGCAATACTTAGAATTGTTGCAGGCGGTAAGGAACTTAATGATAATAAAGTTAACTTACGTATAAGTTCTTTTTTAAGTGATAAAGAAACGTATGAAGTGTCAGTAAATGCTAACCTATCAGAATTTACTAGAAAATATCCTGATACGATCCCTCTAGATATGAACAACATTCCAGGAGGTGGTGGTACCCTATTTTACCAACTTCGTAAAGAAGAAACAGTTCAGGTCTTAAAACCAAATCAAAACACAATTAGTCTGCCTGAAATTGATTTTATGCATATCTCTAATATTGGTATGATTGATGATCGTCTCCATATACAAGTAAACTGGACAGAAAACGGAATGGATGACCATGGATATTTCTACTTTACTGATAATAATGGCAAAGAGGTACGTCCTTCCAATATATATTTTGGAACTGATGATAATGGTCAAACCAATTATGGTAGAGATTTCACAGAATATATATTTAGGACCAACAACATTGATCTAGAGAACGACCACTTAATAGGACATTTTGTTTCTAGCGAAAAGTATACTACAGGTAATTGGAGCACTACATTTAGAATGAAAACAACAGGAGAAGAAAAAAGAATCAATTACTTGGAAGATTTTCACACTTGGACATCTGATTCTTTGTCTGTTTCTCCATTAGGAATCACAATATATGGCAATGGTTATTTGAATGAATTAAATAACATTAAAGTAGCTGTTACAATGACTGACGGTAGTACTTTACCATTTGACTTAGTCAGAAGCTTTAGCGAGGATAACAAGGTTACAGTGAAGTTTTTAACGGATAGGTTATTAGACATCTCTAACATTTCCTCTGTAAATGTTGATGGAAAAAGTATATTTTTCGAATAA
- a CDS encoding YfhE family protein, giving the protein MENKKKKTREGRKSLSSTQEVLYQSDFKAADRAFQRSKGNA; this is encoded by the coding sequence TTGGAAAACAAAAAGAAAAAAACGAGAGAAGGTAGAAAATCTTTAAGCAGTACACAAGAGGTTTTATATCAGTCAGATTTTAAAGCTGCAGATCGCGCGTTCCAACGTTCAAAAGGAAACGCATAG
- a CDS encoding RNA polymerase sigma factor, protein MNRLVTKAQKGDDKAFLKLFQKYEQDIYRMAYVYVKNKDDALDVVQEVAYRSFTKIETLKNPQYFKTWLMKITINCSVSCIRKNKKVVHLKREYEEFIPSESEDISLSISLKQLLDYLNEEEKSIIILRFYKEYTLKEIGEVLNIPLGTVKTLLYRSLEKLRKKASGGGICGK, encoded by the coding sequence ATTAATCGATTAGTTACTAAAGCACAAAAAGGAGACGATAAAGCTTTCTTAAAACTCTTTCAAAAATACGAACAAGACATTTATAGAATGGCTTACGTATATGTAAAGAACAAAGACGATGCACTAGATGTCGTGCAAGAAGTTGCTTATCGTTCCTTCACAAAAATAGAAACATTAAAAAATCCTCAGTATTTTAAGACTTGGTTAATGAAAATTACGATTAATTGTTCTGTCAGTTGCATTAGAAAAAACAAGAAAGTGGTTCACTTAAAACGAGAGTATGAGGAGTTTATCCCTTCAGAGAGTGAGGATATTTCACTATCAATCTCTCTGAAACAATTATTGGATTATTTGAACGAAGAAGAAAAAAGCATCATCATTTTAAGGTTTTATAAGGAATATACACTTAAGGAAATTGGAGAGGTACTAAACATACCACTAGGCACTGTTAAAACGTTATTATATCGTTCATTAGAAAAACTCCGAAAAAAAGCTAGCGGGGGTGGTATTTGTGGGAAATAA
- a CDS encoding AAA family ATPase: METNLPNKIHIIGSIGSGKTTLAKELSAQLNTPFYELDNVVWKRRNNGDVRRTEQERDDYLRSIVTNEKWIVEGVHHKWVSPSFHHADLIIFLNTNITKRKMRIMTRFIKQKIGVEKSNYKPSLKILKDLYHYNTVFENESKSEILNLLTPYNDKLKMIRNSSEVVEYFKKLTEKH, encoded by the coding sequence ATGGAAACAAACTTACCTAATAAAATACATATTATAGGATCAATCGGTAGTGGGAAAACCACCTTAGCTAAGGAACTTTCCGCCCAACTTAATACTCCTTTTTATGAATTAGATAATGTCGTTTGGAAGCGACGTAATAATGGAGATGTAAGACGAACTGAACAGGAGCGAGACGATTATTTAAGATCGATAGTCACCAATGAAAAATGGATTGTTGAAGGCGTTCACCACAAATGGGTATCACCTTCTTTTCATCATGCTGACCTCATTATCTTTTTAAACACAAATATCACAAAAAGAAAAATGAGAATAATGACAAGGTTTATCAAGCAAAAGATTGGGGTCGAAAAATCAAATTATAAACCGTCATTAAAAATTTTAAAAGATTTATATCATTATAATACTGTTTTTGAAAATGAAAGTAAGTCAGAGATTTTGAATTTGTTAACCCCATATAATGACAAGCTAAAAATGATAAGAAACTCTTCTGAGGTTGTCGAATATTTCAAGAAGCTAACTGAGAAACATTAA
- a CDS encoding TIGR01777 family oxidoreductase has product MKIAIAGGSGFIGKALTSLLVNNGHHVFVLTRHAAQHQSKENVTFIQWLTNNAKPELELEGIDAIINLAGESLNSGRWTKEKKQQLRNSRISATNEVVRIIESMQSRPNVLVNGSAIGYYGTSLTSTFTEGDIVKSNDFLSSLVHDWEDTTSPLIGELRIVYARFGIVLSKEAGALKKMLLPYKMFVGGKLGSGQQWMSWVHIEDTVRALEHCIQTPSISGPVNITSPTPVRMHEFGKTLATVINRPYWAPVPSFVLKTVLGEMSTLVLEGQRVLPRNLQETGFTFIYPSLKEALDSLFETT; this is encoded by the coding sequence ATGAAGATTGCAATTGCGGGTGGCTCTGGTTTTATAGGCAAAGCTTTAACATCATTACTCGTTAATAACGGACATCACGTTTTCGTATTAACAAGACATGCCGCACAACATCAATCAAAGGAAAACGTCACTTTTATACAGTGGTTAACAAATAATGCAAAACCCGAGCTTGAGCTAGAAGGTATTGATGCGATCATAAATTTAGCTGGTGAAAGCTTAAATAGCGGACGTTGGACAAAGGAAAAGAAACAGCAGCTACGCAATAGCAGAATTTCTGCAACAAATGAAGTCGTAAGGATTATCGAATCAATGCAATCAAGGCCAAATGTTTTAGTAAACGGCTCCGCTATTGGCTATTATGGAACCTCCTTAACAAGCACGTTCACAGAGGGAGATATTGTAAAAAGTAACGATTTCTTAAGCTCTTTAGTGCATGATTGGGAAGATACAACCTCTCCTTTGATAGGTGAACTCCGTATTGTATATGCAAGATTTGGAATCGTCCTTTCAAAAGAAGCTGGTGCTTTAAAGAAAATGCTGTTGCCTTATAAAATGTTCGTTGGTGGAAAATTAGGGTCCGGTCAGCAATGGATGTCTTGGGTCCATATTGAGGATACGGTGCGAGCACTCGAGCACTGCATTCAAACACCATCGATTAGTGGTCCAGTTAATATAACATCACCTACACCTGTTAGAATGCATGAATTCGGAAAAACGTTAGCTACTGTCATTAACCGGCCTTATTGGGCACCTGTCCCTAGCTTCGTATTGAAAACAGTATTAGGAGAAATGAGCACGCTCGTTTTAGAAGGGCAACGAGTACTTCCGCGGAATTTGCAGGAAACAGGATTTACATTCATTTATCCGAGTTTAAAAGAAGCTTTGGACAGCTTGTTTGAAACTACTTAA
- a CDS encoding NAD(P)-binding oxidoreductase — MRVLVFGASGATGRQVVKQLIKNQINTRALIRNTAILPKDIEENPLVEVVKGNINELDDDEMQNILSGCNVVISCLGHNITPKGMFGKPRYLVFDAIKKVCNIVQNKCNENIKLILMGTTGYTNSLLGEVNSFGEKVIFTLLKLMLPPHRDNMKAANYLIYEIGKRDDRIEWSIVRPDTLINHDEQTPYEVFDSPIRSPLFNAGKTSRINVSAFMIELALDDKTWDKWLFKTPVIYNKTKKSDA; from the coding sequence ATGAGAGTACTAGTTTTTGGAGCAAGCGGCGCTACAGGTAGGCAAGTCGTTAAACAATTAATCAAAAATCAAATAAATACTAGGGCTCTCATTAGGAACACTGCAATTCTGCCCAAAGACATCGAAGAAAATCCTTTAGTAGAAGTTGTAAAAGGGAATATTAATGAACTAGATGATGATGAGATGCAAAACATTTTAAGTGGATGCAATGTCGTGATCTCGTGTCTCGGTCATAATATCACACCAAAAGGAATGTTTGGCAAACCTCGTTATTTAGTGTTTGATGCGATAAAAAAAGTTTGTAACATAGTTCAAAATAAGTGTAACGAAAATATAAAGCTTATACTTATGGGGACAACAGGTTATACGAATTCTCTTTTAGGTGAAGTGAATTCTTTCGGAGAAAAAGTGATTTTTACTTTACTAAAGCTGATGCTTCCGCCTCATAGAGATAATATGAAAGCTGCCAATTATCTTATTTATGAAATTGGTAAAAGGGACGATAGAATAGAATGGTCTATAGTAAGACCTGATACATTAATCAATCATGATGAACAAACACCATATGAAGTTTTTGATTCGCCTATTAGGAGTCCGCTATTCAATGCAGGTAAAACAAGTAGAATTAATGTAAGTGCTTTTATGATTGAACTAGCGTTAGATGATAAAACATGGGACAAATGGCTATTTAAGACGCCAGTTATTTATAACAAAACAAAGAAAAGCGATGCATGA
- a CDS encoding PLDc N-terminal domain-containing protein, translating to MIYKGDYFKVIEFFGVFFIFMTFIIILFLLNILTSIWAYRDSLRRGNSKEYSLIVLLGTLFFPVVGLIVYYVIRHDS from the coding sequence ATGATATATAAGGGGGATTACTTTAAAGTGATCGAATTTTTCGGCGTCTTCTTCATCTTCATGACTTTCATCATCATTTTGTTTTTGTTAAACATCCTTACAAGCATATGGGCGTATAGAGACTCTCTTCGACGTGGAAACAGCAAAGAGTATAGTTTAATTGTTTTACTTGGAACATTGTTCTTTCCAGTTGTAGGTTTAATCGTCTATTATGTTATCCGTCATGATTCATAA
- a CDS encoding DUF4181 domain-containing protein, producing the protein MIFLYGLETNEWLKLLVLLTFLLLVLVSFNVLMRKLLKVEKKKFFSYNHVNEKHAKIDWTIRITFIAVLVLGYIINMSRDPSDWLWYLEPWYLAFVFIIGSEGARAMLEWKYAENRNAYKLTLSQLLFIVILLVTIFTTNFFGII; encoded by the coding sequence GTGATATTTTTGTACGGACTTGAAACAAACGAATGGCTGAAGTTATTGGTTTTATTAACTTTTTTATTATTAGTGCTAGTTTCCTTTAATGTGCTAATGAGAAAATTACTAAAAGTTGAGAAAAAGAAGTTTTTTTCATATAACCACGTGAATGAAAAACATGCAAAAATAGATTGGACAATTAGGATTACTTTTATTGCCGTCCTCGTTCTCGGTTATATCATTAATATGTCTAGAGATCCATCGGATTGGTTATGGTATTTAGAGCCGTGGTATTTAGCTTTTGTGTTCATTATTGGGAGCGAGGGAGCTAGAGCTATGCTAGAGTGGAAATATGCAGAAAACCGAAATGCATATAAGCTCACACTAAGTCAGTTATTATTCATTGTCATTTTATTAGTAACCATATTTACGACTAATTTTTTCGGGATAATATAA